The following are from one region of the Myxococcus stipitatus genome:
- a CDS encoding KR domain-containing protein: MDQEGQGRSLAERLAALTPEKRALLELALKARQQVRPSGASAESQGARLALEAVFQAETYSTLAPFMEVAPVFSWLLAAQGQASPSQVALLEDAHRDLRGALFRSVDLASGGRFLGLGVGEGRELVALAERAPAARIVGQASSPEELVAARARVRARGLQERVDVVSGPLEGTFDVAFGLEALRRTESRAALFAALGSAVRDDGTLVLGDVFLRTALSLPHLDRLSLPLLDEFVEWLGDTGFEVVDCVDAAREVGQFLHAPELDANLSHLGWEEGDTRVGVARAYETLGGLLRGGAAAYLLVTARKRGDADRGARDARNRERLSRPQAFGDLPHTWLYAPRWRPAPEPLASDPGPRSASSTEPCLIFTDDAGVGAALSRLVAEAGGRCVLVHRGESFRQEDAGRFTVSARNPEDFLSLGKALAKEGLAPSRVVYLWGVDVPVPDTLGVGALQDAALDVCGGALYLTQSLLQRGAGPGTSTSLWVVTRGAQRLDDAEEVPGLLGSPLWGVGKAIAYEHPELDCRRVDLDARGGVEAEARSLWTELGARGREDQVLLREGRRHVLRLERHRRWDWEGASRFQLRGDATYLVTGGLGGLGLQVARWMVERGARHLVLLGRKRASEVSTREVGEMRARGASIVSLAGVSVDSDLDFVMAGISKRMPPLRGIIHAATEVDDGILVHQTRERLGRVFAEKVGGAWNLHRWLAGAPLDFFLLVSSSTSLMGASGQGNHLAATAFLDGLAGYRRARGLPGQSSSWGAWAAPDDVAARELEARMRKRGVGMVPLEQAFTVLARVFGPVPDVVGVMPIHWPTFLGSLPGDDTPPLFSDFAGAARKDREDGGRRELMRRVRGGPRDEGQRAVLAWFQAQVARVLELGATQLPEPEQTLHELGLDSLMGVELKKHIHAELQVDVPLQALLEGRSVGALAESLYEALR, translated from the coding sequence ATGGACCAAGAGGGACAGGGACGCAGCCTCGCGGAGCGGCTCGCCGCGCTCACGCCAGAGAAGCGGGCGCTGCTCGAGCTGGCGCTGAAGGCGCGGCAGCAGGTGCGTCCGTCGGGAGCCTCCGCGGAGTCGCAGGGCGCGCGCCTCGCGCTCGAAGCCGTCTTCCAGGCGGAGACCTACTCGACGCTGGCCCCCTTCATGGAGGTCGCGCCCGTGTTCTCCTGGCTCCTGGCGGCCCAGGGGCAGGCGTCGCCATCCCAGGTGGCCTTGCTGGAGGACGCCCACCGCGACCTGCGCGGCGCCTTGTTCCGCTCCGTGGACCTCGCGTCCGGCGGCCGCTTCCTGGGGCTGGGCGTGGGCGAGGGCCGGGAGCTGGTGGCCCTGGCGGAGCGCGCTCCCGCCGCGCGCATCGTCGGGCAGGCGTCCTCGCCCGAGGAGCTGGTGGCGGCGCGCGCGCGGGTGCGGGCGCGCGGCCTGCAGGAGCGCGTCGACGTCGTCAGTGGCCCGTTGGAGGGGACGTTCGACGTGGCCTTCGGGCTGGAGGCGCTCCGGAGGACGGAGTCCCGCGCGGCGCTGTTCGCCGCGCTCGGGAGCGCGGTCCGCGACGACGGCACGCTCGTGCTGGGCGACGTGTTCCTGCGCACGGCCCTGTCCCTGCCCCACCTGGACCGTCTCTCGCTGCCCCTGCTCGACGAGTTCGTCGAATGGTTGGGGGACACCGGCTTCGAGGTCGTCGACTGCGTGGACGCCGCGCGGGAAGTGGGCCAGTTCCTCCATGCGCCCGAACTGGACGCCAACCTCTCGCACCTGGGCTGGGAGGAGGGCGACACGCGGGTGGGGGTCGCGCGGGCCTACGAGACGCTGGGGGGCCTGCTGCGCGGGGGCGCCGCGGCCTACCTCCTGGTGACGGCTCGCAAGCGAGGCGACGCCGACCGCGGAGCGCGGGATGCGCGCAACCGTGAGCGCCTGTCTCGGCCCCAGGCGTTCGGCGACCTGCCCCACACGTGGCTCTATGCGCCGCGCTGGCGCCCCGCGCCTGAACCGCTCGCTTCCGACCCCGGGCCCCGGTCCGCGTCGTCGACGGAGCCCTGTCTCATCTTCACCGATGACGCGGGCGTGGGAGCCGCCCTCTCGCGGCTCGTCGCCGAGGCCGGGGGCCGCTGCGTCCTCGTGCATCGCGGCGAGTCCTTCCGACAGGAGGACGCGGGGCGCTTCACGGTGTCTGCGCGCAACCCGGAGGACTTCCTCTCCCTGGGGAAGGCGCTGGCGAAGGAGGGGCTCGCTCCCTCACGGGTCGTCTACCTGTGGGGCGTGGACGTGCCGGTCCCCGATACGCTGGGCGTCGGCGCGCTCCAGGATGCCGCGTTGGACGTCTGTGGTGGCGCCCTGTATCTCACGCAGTCCCTGCTCCAGCGCGGCGCGGGCCCGGGGACGTCCACGTCGCTGTGGGTCGTCACGCGGGGGGCGCAGCGCCTCGACGACGCCGAGGAGGTCCCGGGACTCCTGGGCTCGCCGCTCTGGGGCGTGGGGAAGGCCATCGCCTACGAGCACCCGGAGCTGGACTGCCGCCGGGTCGACCTCGATGCGCGCGGAGGCGTGGAGGCGGAGGCCCGGAGCCTGTGGACGGAGCTCGGCGCGCGCGGGCGCGAGGACCAGGTCCTCCTGCGGGAGGGGCGTCGGCATGTCCTGCGCCTCGAGCGCCACCGGCGGTGGGACTGGGAGGGCGCGAGCCGCTTCCAGCTCCGTGGCGACGCCACCTATCTCGTCACCGGAGGGCTCGGGGGACTGGGGCTCCAGGTCGCGCGCTGGATGGTCGAGCGCGGCGCTCGCCACCTCGTGCTCCTCGGGCGAAAGCGCGCCAGCGAGGTCTCCACGCGGGAGGTGGGGGAGATGCGCGCGCGGGGCGCCAGCATCGTCTCGCTGGCCGGCGTGTCCGTGGACTCCGACCTCGACTTCGTGATGGCGGGCATCTCCAAGCGGATGCCGCCCCTGCGCGGCATCATCCACGCGGCCACCGAGGTCGACGACGGCATCCTGGTGCACCAGACGCGCGAGCGGTTGGGGCGGGTCTTCGCGGAGAAGGTCGGCGGCGCCTGGAACCTGCATCGCTGGCTGGCGGGCGCGCCCCTGGACTTCTTCCTCCTGGTGTCCTCCTCCACGTCGCTGATGGGCGCCTCGGGGCAGGGCAACCACCTGGCGGCCACGGCCTTCCTGGACGGACTGGCGGGCTATCGCCGCGCCCGGGGACTGCCCGGCCAGTCCTCGAGCTGGGGCGCCTGGGCCGCGCCGGACGATGTCGCCGCGCGGGAGCTGGAGGCGCGCATGCGCAAGCGCGGCGTGGGGATGGTGCCGCTCGAGCAGGCCTTCACCGTGCTGGCGCGGGTGTTCGGCCCCGTGCCCGACGTGGTGGGGGTGATGCCCATCCACTGGCCCACCTTCCTGGGGAGCCTCCCGGGCGACGACACGCCGCCGTTGTTCTCGGACTTCGCCGGGGCGGCCCGGAAGGACCGCGAGGACGGCGGTCGGCGCGAGCTGATGCGGCGCGTGCGCGGCGGCCCCCGCGACGAGGGACAGCGGGCGGTGCTCGCGTGGTTCCAGGCGCAGGTGGCCCGTGTGTTGGAGCTGGGCGCGACCCAGCTCCCGGAGCCCGAGCAGACGCTGCACGAACTCGGGCTCGACTCGCTGATGGGCGTGGAGCTGAAGAAGCACATCCACGCCGAGCTCCAGGTCGACGTGCCCCTCCAGGCCCTCCTCGAGGGGCGCAGCGTCGGGGCGTTGGCGGAGTCGCTGTACGAAGCGTTGCGCTGA
- a CDS encoding RiPP maturation radical SAM C-methyltransferase, producing MSGDCVQVRFVVAPFLPEHQPALGVSTLLSVLQRQGIHADVRYLNVQFMRQIGWELYYYLSYATPPEILAGEMAFLPASPDLLLGEMVFAPALWGDAASNWEEYADRLTPLLEVKQHSEGATSGGARREQALHWGRARELIRQLREDSPRIVRQWAQDILRDAPRVIGFTSTFQQSVASLALAKELRRLRPPGELTLIMGGANCEADMGKAIADNFPFLDHVVSGEGEGVILDLVRSVLEPKARPLPRYVAAPQIEDMDSLPMPDFDHYFEAIKDMPMAKRANLTAESSRGCWWGAKAHCTFCGLNGSGMAYRSKDPGRFVQELRTLARRYGFNFFMMADNILDLKYIKSVFPALITQGDEITMFYETKSNLRKEQLELMVAGGVSELQPGIESLSTSILDLMDKGTTRLQNIQLIKWCEEFGINVNWNILYGFPGEAPSEYEDMARLIPTLAHLPPPGGCGRIRLDRFAPYWKTPEKYNLRNVRQKWSYDYVYAALPPEERTRIAYYFDYDLEGDLDPREYLQDTLKRTEQWRDGYSRGVTLEVRTGDGPARVVDTRDGTTKETPLTADGARLLKLLDSIQSGKAALAKLNEEREGGPLAEGDFEALLEQFLARGWVIREGVRLLSVVLDRMERQRIIDLKMAAQLGTLDWARLGASPAVVPEPARAVASAR from the coding sequence GTGTCTGGTGATTGCGTTCAGGTCCGCTTCGTCGTTGCGCCGTTCCTGCCGGAGCATCAACCCGCGCTCGGGGTGAGCACGCTGCTGAGCGTGCTCCAACGCCAGGGCATCCACGCGGACGTGCGCTACCTCAACGTCCAGTTCATGCGCCAGATTGGCTGGGAGCTCTACTACTACCTCTCGTATGCCACCCCGCCGGAGATCCTCGCGGGGGAGATGGCCTTCCTGCCCGCGTCGCCGGACCTGCTGTTGGGGGAGATGGTCTTCGCCCCCGCGCTGTGGGGAGACGCCGCGTCGAACTGGGAGGAGTACGCGGACCGCCTGACGCCGCTGCTGGAGGTGAAGCAGCACTCGGAAGGCGCCACGTCCGGGGGCGCCCGGCGCGAGCAGGCGCTGCACTGGGGGCGGGCGCGCGAGCTCATCCGCCAGCTGCGCGAGGACAGCCCGCGCATCGTCCGGCAGTGGGCCCAGGACATCCTCCGGGACGCACCCCGCGTCATCGGCTTCACGTCGACCTTCCAGCAGAGCGTGGCGTCGCTGGCGCTCGCCAAGGAGCTGCGCCGGCTGCGCCCTCCCGGGGAGCTGACGCTCATCATGGGCGGCGCCAACTGCGAGGCCGACATGGGCAAGGCGATCGCCGACAACTTCCCCTTCCTCGACCACGTCGTCTCGGGGGAGGGCGAGGGCGTCATCCTCGACCTGGTCCGGAGCGTGCTGGAGCCGAAGGCCCGGCCGCTGCCGCGCTACGTGGCGGCGCCGCAGATCGAGGACATGGACTCTCTGCCCATGCCCGACTTCGACCACTACTTCGAGGCCATCAAGGACATGCCCATGGCCAAGCGGGCGAACCTCACGGCCGAGTCGTCCCGGGGCTGCTGGTGGGGCGCCAAGGCGCACTGCACCTTCTGCGGCCTGAATGGCTCCGGCATGGCCTACCGGAGCAAGGACCCGGGGCGCTTCGTCCAGGAGCTGCGCACGCTCGCCCGGCGCTACGGCTTCAACTTCTTCATGATGGCCGACAACATCCTGGACCTGAAATACATCAAGTCGGTCTTCCCGGCGCTCATCACGCAGGGCGACGAAATCACGATGTTCTACGAGACCAAGAGCAACCTCCGGAAGGAGCAGCTCGAGCTCATGGTCGCGGGTGGGGTCTCCGAACTCCAGCCGGGCATCGAGAGCCTGAGCACCTCCATCCTGGACCTGATGGACAAGGGCACCACGCGGCTCCAGAACATCCAGCTCATCAAGTGGTGCGAGGAGTTCGGCATCAACGTCAACTGGAACATCCTCTACGGCTTCCCCGGCGAGGCGCCGTCCGAATACGAGGACATGGCGCGGCTCATCCCCACGCTGGCGCACCTGCCCCCGCCGGGAGGGTGTGGACGCATCCGGTTGGACCGCTTCGCGCCGTACTGGAAGACGCCGGAGAAGTACAACCTGAGGAACGTCCGCCAGAAGTGGTCGTACGACTACGTCTACGCCGCGCTGCCTCCGGAGGAGCGGACCCGCATCGCCTACTACTTCGACTACGACCTAGAGGGAGACCTCGACCCCCGGGAGTACCTCCAGGACACGTTGAAGCGGACCGAGCAGTGGCGCGACGGCTACAGCCGGGGCGTCACGCTGGAGGTGCGCACCGGGGACGGCCCCGCGCGCGTGGTGGACACCCGGGACGGGACGACGAAGGAGACGCCGCTCACGGCGGACGGGGCCCGCCTGTTGAAGCTGCTCGACTCCATCCAGAGCGGCAAGGCCGCGCTCGCGAAGCTGAACGAGGAGCGCGAGGGCGGGCCGCTGGCGGAGGGGGACTTCGAGGCGCTGCTGGAGCAATTCCTCGCGCGCGGGTGGGTCATCCGCGAGGGGGTCCGGCTGTTGAGCGTGGTGCTCGACCGGATGGAGCGCCAGCGCATCATCGACCTGAAGATGGCCGCGCAGCTCGGCACCCTGGACTGGGCCCGGCTCGGCGCCTCGCCCGCCGTCGTCCCCGAGCCCGCTCGCGCCGTGGCTTCCGCCCGATAG
- a CDS encoding type I polyketide synthase: MADHESNGSSSEELTPLQRAALAIKTLRARVDALEQARSEPIAIIGMGCRFPGGADSARQYWELLREGVDAVGPVPADRWDAESYFAPDPDAPWKMVVREGGFLSQPIAAFDCEFFNLSPREASYVDPQQRLMLEVSWEALEDAGIAPGSLAGSDTGVYVGFLSSDYGRVPFNALPTRDLPYMGTGNELSFSAGRVSYVLGLQGPSMVVATACSSALVSVHLACQALRQGECSLALAGGVNLVLHPDNNIVLSKMRALAPDGRSKTFDASANGYGRGEGCGVLVLKRLSDARRDGDRVLAVVRGSAVNHDGPSGGLTVPHGPAQEKLLRKALRSAGLAASDVGYVEAHGTGTPLGDPIELRALDAVLGEGRREDEPLLVGSVKTNLGHLESAAGAAGILKVVLSLRHGAIPAHLHLKNPNPAVDWGQLRLAVPTSLTPWPAGPRPRVAGISGFGLSGVNAHVLVEEAPPEPPRAPEPTPRPVHLLALSARTPEALEALARRHDEALGGPELASASLEDICFTANTGRTHFPHRLALVAPSREAMRARLQSFLSSKQEAAMATASRGAGSAPRIAFLFTGQGAQWVGMGEELFRTEPSFRQTLLRCDEVLAPLLGQSLLSLLYPLERDEVARGRLDATGVTQPALFALEYALARLWMQWGVLPDFVMGHSVGELVAACVAGVFSLEEGLALIATRARLMQSLPAGGAMAAVSAEPALVEGLLARYDGQLSIAALNGPRSVVISGRQGALSDCLGELGRMGKRATPLRVSHAFHSALMEPILEEFGRAVGAVKLRAPTIPLVSNVSGMEAGPEILEPRYWVEHVRRPVMFARSLETLSAAGIKGFLEVGPRPTLIAMGQGCIANDGTRWWASLRPERSDWEQLLEGLASLYVAGVPVNWRGLDEGRERRKVSLPSYPFQRRRHWMELSDAGWERQGVRDTGATAGHPLLGKRLASASQVWQFESRLGAAAPAFLRDHRVHGQLVVPGAAYVEMGLAVEASLAAEGRATLEDVVFTQPLLLPEEGTRRVQLLFTPEGERSGRFEVFSQDAQEGDAEPSWTLHAHGRRVTTSRPAPAVVDLARLRARLTDELPVEAYYEKLGRAGLAYGPGFRAIRGLWRGDGEVLARLELTDASHAEPLRLGLAPALLDACFQAVGAVLEESSGATFLPAGVGRIDLHVPGRREAWVHARVTRDDDPKAGGYTSDLSLLTSDGEVVASVDGLRLRRVSREVFLGARSKHLRNWLYELEWREAPLAGPAREGAPGGADLAPRCVLLVDEGGVGRRLAEGLRARGWRVSTVAREPRSLDGVQARVEPLLLAREDSAPLHVIDLWSLDAPGSEQEVSAAALAHGTRGLALAQALVRARGDVVTSLWLVTRATQPAISPGPVVSPVGAALWGLGKAVAREHPELHCRRVDLSHESSRDEVDQLLAEVLTNESEDEVALRGARRLVPRLARSRRVPEAVSGSEPLLRADGSYLVTGGLGGLGLAVARRLAERGARHLVLVSRGAPGAEAQASLASLREQGVDVHLLACDVSATAELERAVLGLEGRVPPIRGVVHAAGVVDDGLLMQMTPERFSRVFASKVAGGWNLHRMFSSERLDFFVLFSSAASLMGSAGQANYVAANAFLDSLAHHRRGVGLPGLSLDWGAWAEVGAAADPQLQRRMEMLGFGVIPPEDGLSLLERSLSLAGQLGILPVDWEVLGRRGRSPLYEDFVRQATPSSGETLRVKLDRLPPADRRTALRAHVGALVNGVLGRAVMEALDPDQGFFDLGMDSLMSVELRNVLQRDLGVSLPATIAFDNPTVNALTEHLASEVLGLREEVAAPSAPRLEEDDRELDALLADVDVLDDGAVQDMLRRRR; encoded by the coding sequence ATGGCCGACCATGAATCGAACGGCTCCTCGTCCGAGGAGCTGACGCCATTGCAGCGCGCGGCCCTGGCCATCAAGACGCTCCGGGCCCGGGTGGACGCGCTGGAGCAGGCGCGCTCGGAGCCCATCGCCATCATCGGCATGGGGTGCCGCTTCCCTGGAGGCGCGGACAGCGCGCGTCAGTACTGGGAGTTGCTGCGCGAGGGAGTGGACGCCGTGGGGCCCGTCCCCGCGGACCGTTGGGACGCGGAGTCCTATTTCGCCCCGGACCCGGATGCGCCCTGGAAGATGGTCGTGCGCGAGGGCGGCTTCCTGTCGCAGCCCATCGCCGCGTTCGACTGCGAGTTCTTCAACCTGTCCCCGCGCGAGGCCAGCTACGTCGACCCGCAGCAGCGCCTCATGCTCGAGGTCTCCTGGGAGGCGCTGGAGGACGCGGGCATCGCCCCCGGCTCGTTGGCGGGCAGCGACACGGGCGTGTACGTCGGCTTCCTCAGCAGCGACTACGGGCGCGTGCCCTTCAACGCGCTGCCCACCCGCGACCTGCCGTACATGGGGACGGGGAACGAGCTGAGCTTCTCCGCGGGCCGCGTCTCCTACGTCCTGGGGCTCCAGGGGCCCTCCATGGTGGTCGCCACCGCCTGCTCCTCGGCGCTCGTCTCGGTCCACCTCGCCTGTCAGGCGCTGCGCCAGGGGGAGTGCTCGCTCGCGCTCGCGGGCGGGGTGAACCTGGTCCTCCATCCGGACAACAACATCGTCCTGTCGAAGATGCGGGCGCTGGCGCCGGACGGACGGTCGAAGACGTTCGACGCCTCCGCCAACGGCTACGGTCGGGGCGAGGGTTGCGGCGTGCTCGTGCTCAAGCGGCTCTCGGACGCGCGGAGGGATGGCGACCGCGTGCTCGCCGTCGTGCGGGGCTCGGCGGTGAACCACGATGGCCCGAGCGGCGGGCTGACGGTGCCCCACGGGCCCGCGCAGGAGAAGCTGCTGCGCAAGGCGCTGCGGTCGGCGGGGCTGGCCGCGTCAGACGTGGGGTACGTGGAGGCCCATGGCACCGGGACGCCGCTGGGAGACCCCATCGAGCTGCGGGCGCTGGACGCGGTGCTGGGCGAGGGGCGGCGCGAGGACGAGCCGCTGCTGGTCGGCTCGGTGAAGACGAACCTGGGACACCTGGAGTCCGCGGCGGGCGCGGCGGGAATCCTCAAGGTCGTGCTGTCCCTGCGGCACGGCGCCATCCCTGCGCATCTCCACTTGAAGAACCCCAACCCGGCCGTGGACTGGGGACAGCTGCGGCTCGCCGTGCCCACGTCGCTGACGCCGTGGCCCGCGGGGCCGCGTCCCAGGGTCGCGGGCATCAGCGGCTTCGGTCTCAGCGGCGTCAACGCCCACGTGCTGGTGGAGGAGGCGCCCCCCGAGCCACCCCGGGCGCCCGAACCCACGCCGCGCCCGGTTCACCTCCTGGCGCTGTCGGCGCGCACGCCGGAGGCGCTGGAGGCGCTGGCCCGGCGCCATGACGAGGCGCTCGGAGGACCGGAGCTGGCCTCCGCGTCCCTCGAGGACATCTGCTTCACCGCGAACACGGGGCGCACCCATTTCCCGCACCGGCTCGCGCTGGTCGCGCCATCTCGAGAGGCGATGCGCGCGAGGCTCCAGTCCTTCCTCTCGTCGAAGCAGGAGGCAGCCATGGCGACAGCGAGTCGCGGCGCGGGGAGTGCCCCGCGCATCGCGTTCCTGTTCACCGGACAGGGCGCGCAGTGGGTGGGGATGGGGGAGGAGCTGTTCCGGACGGAGCCCTCGTTCCGGCAGACGCTGCTGCGCTGCGACGAGGTCCTCGCGCCGCTGCTGGGCCAGTCCCTGCTGTCGCTGCTGTATCCGCTCGAGCGGGACGAGGTGGCTCGCGGTCGACTGGACGCGACGGGGGTGACGCAGCCGGCGCTGTTCGCGCTCGAGTACGCGCTGGCCCGGCTGTGGATGCAGTGGGGCGTGCTCCCGGACTTCGTGATGGGGCACTCGGTGGGAGAGCTGGTGGCGGCCTGTGTCGCCGGGGTCTTCTCGTTGGAGGAGGGGCTGGCGCTCATCGCCACGCGCGCGCGCCTGATGCAGTCGCTCCCCGCCGGAGGGGCGATGGCCGCGGTGTCCGCCGAGCCCGCGCTGGTGGAGGGGTTGTTGGCCCGGTACGACGGGCAGCTGTCGATCGCGGCCCTCAACGGACCTCGCAGCGTGGTCATCTCCGGGCGACAAGGCGCGCTGAGCGACTGCCTCGGCGAGCTCGGCCGCATGGGCAAGCGGGCCACGCCCCTGCGGGTGTCCCATGCCTTCCACTCCGCCTTGATGGAGCCCATCCTCGAGGAGTTCGGGAGGGCGGTGGGCGCGGTGAAGCTGCGTGCCCCGACGATTCCGCTCGTCTCCAACGTCAGTGGCATGGAGGCCGGGCCGGAGATCCTGGAGCCCCGCTACTGGGTGGAGCACGTGCGCCGGCCCGTGATGTTCGCGCGCTCGCTGGAGACGCTGAGCGCTGCGGGCATCAAGGGCTTCCTGGAGGTGGGGCCGCGGCCAACGCTCATCGCGATGGGGCAGGGGTGCATCGCGAACGACGGGACGCGCTGGTGGGCGAGCCTGCGGCCGGAGCGCTCCGACTGGGAGCAGCTCCTGGAGGGGCTCGCGTCGCTCTACGTCGCGGGGGTCCCGGTGAACTGGCGAGGACTCGACGAGGGCCGGGAGCGGCGGAAGGTCTCGCTGCCCTCGTATCCGTTCCAGCGCAGGCGCCACTGGATGGAGCTGTCCGACGCGGGATGGGAGCGGCAGGGTGTCCGCGACACGGGCGCGACGGCGGGCCATCCCCTGTTGGGCAAGCGCCTCGCCTCGGCGTCCCAGGTGTGGCAGTTCGAGTCGCGCCTCGGCGCCGCCGCGCCCGCGTTCCTCCGGGACCACCGCGTCCACGGACAGCTGGTCGTCCCGGGGGCGGCCTACGTGGAGATGGGGCTCGCGGTGGAGGCGTCGCTCGCGGCGGAGGGGCGGGCCACGCTCGAGGACGTGGTCTTCACCCAGCCGCTCCTGCTCCCCGAGGAAGGCACGCGTCGGGTCCAGCTGCTCTTCACGCCCGAGGGGGAGCGCTCGGGGCGCTTCGAGGTGTTCAGCCAGGACGCGCAGGAGGGCGACGCCGAGCCCTCCTGGACGCTGCACGCGCATGGGCGGCGGGTGACCACGTCGCGTCCCGCGCCCGCGGTCGTCGACCTCGCGCGCCTGCGTGCGCGCCTGACCGACGAACTCCCGGTCGAGGCCTACTACGAGAAGCTGGGGCGGGCGGGGCTCGCGTACGGCCCTGGCTTCCGGGCCATCCGGGGGCTCTGGCGCGGCGACGGCGAGGTGCTGGCGCGCCTCGAGCTGACGGACGCGTCGCACGCGGAGCCCCTGCGCCTGGGGCTGGCACCGGCGCTCCTGGACGCCTGCTTCCAGGCGGTGGGCGCCGTACTGGAGGAGTCCTCGGGCGCGACGTTCCTGCCGGCGGGGGTCGGTCGCATCGACCTGCATGTCCCGGGGCGCCGCGAGGCGTGGGTCCACGCACGGGTGACGCGGGACGACGACCCGAAGGCGGGCGGCTACACGAGTGACCTGTCGCTGCTGACGTCGGACGGAGAGGTGGTGGCGTCGGTGGACGGGTTGAGGCTGCGGCGTGTCTCGCGAGAGGTCTTCCTGGGAGCGAGGAGCAAGCACTTGAGGAACTGGCTCTACGAGCTGGAGTGGAGGGAGGCACCCCTGGCCGGTCCGGCGCGCGAAGGCGCTCCCGGAGGAGCGGACCTCGCGCCTCGGTGTGTGCTGCTCGTGGACGAGGGGGGCGTGGGGCGGCGCCTCGCGGAGGGGTTGCGGGCGCGTGGGTGGCGCGTGTCGACGGTGGCCCGGGAGCCGCGGAGTCTGGATGGGGTGCAGGCTCGCGTCGAGCCGTTGCTCCTGGCGAGGGAGGACTCCGCGCCCCTGCATGTCATCGACCTCTGGAGCCTCGATGCGCCGGGCTCGGAGCAGGAGGTCTCGGCGGCGGCGCTGGCGCATGGGACACGCGGGCTCGCGTTGGCACAGGCGCTCGTGCGGGCGCGCGGGGACGTGGTGACCTCGCTCTGGCTGGTGACCCGGGCGACCCAGCCCGCCATCTCCCCCGGGCCCGTCGTCTCGCCCGTGGGCGCCGCGCTGTGGGGCCTGGGCAAGGCCGTGGCCCGTGAGCACCCGGAGCTGCACTGCCGGCGCGTGGACCTGTCGCACGAGTCCTCGCGGGACGAGGTCGACCAGCTCCTCGCGGAGGTGCTGACGAACGAGTCGGAGGACGAGGTGGCGCTGCGTGGCGCTCGTCGCCTGGTTCCGCGACTGGCCCGCAGTCGCCGTGTTCCGGAGGCGGTGTCCGGGTCCGAGCCCCTGCTTCGCGCGGACGGGAGCTATCTCGTCACGGGCGGGCTGGGAGGCCTGGGGCTGGCGGTGGCGCGGCGGCTGGCCGAGCGCGGCGCGCGGCACCTCGTCCTGGTGTCGCGGGGTGCTCCTGGCGCGGAGGCCCAGGCGAGCCTGGCGTCGCTGAGGGAGCAGGGCGTGGACGTCCACCTGCTCGCGTGTGACGTGTCGGCGACCGCGGAGCTCGAGCGGGCCGTGCTCGGGCTCGAGGGGCGGGTGCCACCCATCCGGGGCGTGGTGCACGCGGCGGGCGTCGTCGACGACGGGCTCCTGATGCAGATGACTCCGGAGCGGTTCTCCCGCGTGTTCGCCTCGAAGGTCGCCGGGGGATGGAACCTGCACCGCATGTTCTCGTCGGAGCGGCTCGACTTCTTCGTCCTCTTCTCCTCGGCGGCTTCGTTGATGGGCTCCGCCGGGCAGGCGAACTACGTGGCCGCCAACGCGTTCCTGGACTCGCTGGCCCACCACCGTCGGGGCGTGGGGCTCCCGGGCTTGAGCCTCGATTGGGGGGCCTGGGCGGAGGTCGGCGCCGCCGCGGACCCGCAGCTCCAGCGCCGCATGGAGATGCTGGGCTTCGGGGTGATTCCTCCGGAGGACGGGCTGTCGCTCCTGGAGCGCTCGCTGTCGCTGGCAGGACAGCTCGGCATCCTGCCCGTGGACTGGGAGGTCCTGGGGCGCAGGGGACGGTCTCCGTTGTACGAGGACTTCGTCCGGCAGGCGACCCCGTCCTCGGGCGAGACGCTGCGCGTGAAGCTGGACCGGTTGCCGCCCGCGGACCGGCGGACCGCGCTGCGCGCTCACGTGGGCGCACTGGTGAATGGCGTATTGGGGCGCGCGGTGATGGAGGCGCTGGATCCGGACCAGGGCTTCTTCGACCTGGGGATGGACTCGCTCATGTCCGTGGAGCTGCGCAACGTGCTCCAGCGCGACCTGGGGGTGTCGCTTCCCGCGACCATCGCCTTCGACAACCCCACGGTGAACGCGCTCACGGAACACCTGGCGTCCGAGGTGCTGGGCCTGCGCGAGGAGGTCGCCGCTCCCTCCGCGCCCCGGTTGGAGGAGGACGACCGGGAGCTGGACGCGTTGCTGGCGGACGTGGACGTCCTGGATGACGGCGCCGTGCAGGACATGCTGCGCCGACGGCGCTGA